From one Musa acuminata AAA Group cultivar baxijiao chromosome BXJ2-6, Cavendish_Baxijiao_AAA, whole genome shotgun sequence genomic stretch:
- the LOC135581281 gene encoding uncharacterized protein At5g64816-like isoform X2, protein MEDIWWSLLGAAVPAIIAAHTIRVKRRRAEEQRLKSARGREKHSDEIFVCMRVCTSKRMLKKVGAFSKDPILDTCVTVCGVSELDACADACARTVCVNQHQVPNWNDICLKRCQSECLRLSSSLA, encoded by the coding sequence ATGGAAGACATATGGTGGTCCTTATTAGGGGCTGCAGTTCCAGCCATCATAGCAGCTCATACCATTAGAGTTAAAAGAAGACGTGCGGAGGAGCAAAGACTCAAAAGTGCACGAGGGCGTGAAAAGCACTCAGACGAGATCTTTGTCTGCATGAGAGTCTGTACTTCAAAGAGAATGCTGAAGAAGGTTGGTGCATTTTCGAAGGATCCGATTCTCGATACATGTGTTACAGTATGTGGTGTTTCCGAGCTTGATGCGTGTGCTGATGCTTGTGCAAGGACTGTTTGTGTTAATCAACACCAAGTGCCCAATTGGAATGACATTTGCCTGAAAAGGTgccaaagtgaatgccttaggctCTCTTCATCTTTGGCTTAA
- the LOC135581281 gene encoding uncharacterized protein At5g64816-like isoform X1, producing MADIWWCLLGAAVPQVNSLRIVIAMEDIWWSLLGAAVPAIIAAHTIRVKRRRAEEQRLKSARGREKHSDEIFVCMRVCTSKRMLKKVGAFSKDPILDTCVTVCGVSELDACADACARTVCVNQHQVPNWNDICLKRCQSECLRLSSSLA from the coding sequence ATGGCAGACATATGGTGGTGCTTATTAGGAGCTGCAGTTCCACAAGTCAACAGCTTAAGAATTGTGATTGCAATGGAAGACATATGGTGGTCCTTATTAGGGGCTGCAGTTCCAGCCATCATAGCAGCTCATACCATTAGAGTTAAAAGAAGACGTGCGGAGGAGCAAAGACTCAAAAGTGCACGAGGGCGTGAAAAGCACTCAGACGAGATCTTTGTCTGCATGAGAGTCTGTACTTCAAAGAGAATGCTGAAGAAGGTTGGTGCATTTTCGAAGGATCCGATTCTCGATACATGTGTTACAGTATGTGGTGTTTCCGAGCTTGATGCGTGTGCTGATGCTTGTGCAAGGACTGTTTGTGTTAATCAACACCAAGTGCCCAATTGGAATGACATTTGCCTGAAAAGGTgccaaagtgaatgccttaggctCTCTTCATCTTTGGCTTAA